The proteins below are encoded in one region of Gemmatimonadaceae bacterium:
- a CDS encoding S41 family peptidase: MPRFRKAALIGALAIPVVAGAFILQSRSQQQGALLLDQVMSLVSDRFVDTLPLPDVYEKAARGLVKELNDPYSELMSPRDLKQFNSRTGGRYGGLGMLIEQDPTTKLVRVVTVYPNTPAENGGVREGDMIIRVDSTSTRGWTINQVSDSLTGIIGTRVRVSFARPGVTEPITSNFTRAEIHIPAVPFTLTLGNKIGYIPLQQYNENAYDNLLAAVKQYQSQGARGLIIDMRGDPGGILEQSLDIANMFLPQGSLIAAVKYREGPAQSEQAKNAPVAATIPLVILVDDRTASAAEIVTGALQDHDRALVVGQTSFGKGLVQGVYNLDGGYALKLTTGKWLTPSGRSIQRPRKFVNGQFVEDTPDSNETNASKKNRPPYKSDAGRVVYGGGGITPDVIVQDDTLTTAEQTFLKTIAPKGQDFVTVRDDYATELAKSASPNFTVQSSWLNEFYNRLQSKGVTVDRKQYDAANRYMTRVLEQRVAHFVAGDSSAKRRDLPYDAPLRRAIDLLDHASSQRELFTAAGETLAGASTRTAAAPKKP, translated from the coding sequence ATGCCACGTTTTCGTAAGGCCGCGCTGATCGGCGCACTGGCCATCCCGGTCGTCGCCGGCGCATTCATTCTGCAATCACGGTCTCAGCAGCAAGGCGCGCTGCTGCTCGATCAGGTGATGAGTCTCGTCTCCGATCGATTCGTGGACACGCTGCCGCTTCCAGACGTCTATGAGAAGGCCGCGCGTGGCCTGGTCAAAGAGCTCAACGATCCATACAGCGAGCTCATGTCGCCACGCGACCTCAAGCAGTTCAACAGCCGAACCGGCGGGCGATACGGCGGACTCGGCATGCTCATCGAGCAGGATCCGACGACGAAGCTCGTCCGCGTCGTCACGGTCTACCCGAACACGCCCGCCGAGAACGGCGGCGTCCGTGAAGGTGACATGATCATTCGCGTCGATTCGACGTCGACGCGAGGCTGGACGATCAATCAAGTCTCCGATTCACTCACCGGCATCATCGGAACTCGCGTACGCGTGTCGTTCGCCCGCCCCGGTGTGACCGAGCCGATCACGAGCAACTTCACGCGCGCCGAGATTCACATTCCCGCCGTGCCGTTCACGCTCACGCTCGGCAACAAGATTGGCTACATCCCGCTGCAGCAATACAACGAGAACGCGTACGACAATCTGCTCGCGGCCGTCAAGCAGTATCAGTCGCAGGGCGCGCGCGGTCTGATCATCGACATGCGCGGCGACCCGGGCGGCATTCTCGAGCAAAGTCTCGACATCGCGAACATGTTCCTGCCGCAAGGTTCGCTCATCGCGGCCGTGAAGTATCGCGAAGGGCCCGCGCAGTCGGAGCAGGCGAAGAATGCACCCGTCGCCGCAACGATCCCCCTCGTGATTCTCGTCGACGATCGCACTGCTTCGGCAGCCGAGATCGTGACCGGCGCGCTGCAGGATCATGACCGTGCGCTCGTCGTCGGCCAGACGAGCTTCGGCAAAGGTCTGGTCCAGGGCGTCTACAATCTCGACGGCGGGTACGCGCTCAAGCTGACGACCGGCAAGTGGCTCACGCCGAGCGGTCGATCCATTCAGCGTCCGCGGAAGTTCGTGAACGGCCAGTTCGTCGAAGACACGCCGGACAGCAATGAAACCAACGCGTCGAAGAAGAATCGGCCGCCCTATAAGTCGGACGCGGGACGCGTGGTCTACGGCGGCGGTGGCATCACGCCCGACGTGATCGTGCAGGACGACACGCTCACGACCGCCGAGCAGACGTTCCTCAAAACGATCGCGCCGAAGGGTCAGGATTTCGTGACCGTGCGCGACGACTACGCCACCGAATTGGCAAAGTCGGCGTCGCCGAACTTCACAGTGCAGTCGTCGTGGCTCAACGAGTTCTACAACCGGCTGCAGTCCAAAGGCGTGACCGTCGACCGCAAGCAGTACGACGCGGCCAATCGCTACATGACCCGCGTCCTCGAGCAGCGCGTCGCACACTTCGTCGCCGGCGACTCGAGCGCCAAGCGCCGCGACCTGCCGTACGACGCGCCGTTGCGCCGCGCCATCGATCTGCTCGATCACGCGAGCTCGCAACGCGAGCTCTTCACCGCGGCCGGCGAAACGTTGGCCGGTGCCAGCACCCGGACTGCCGCAGCGCCAAAGAAGCCGTAA
- a CDS encoding replication initiator protein A: MMMLPAKRRSHARVVHLDRSIEEFPLFRLSDTAEELVISFATADGGRWRVLASPGERLPGTFDQDVYIELMRRFDEAGSPSDGALTFTLHAFLRSMGRQADGRTYEQLRASLTRLERTVLQSEHAYYDAVVCGPVDVSFTLLTSVMIERRRSSERDQLALFPAVVAAEPGEARVVISPLVRQNIAARYVVPMNVGRYFSLPSPVARRLFRLIEVARANGVLTWRVSLDRLREQLPLSQRYPSHLQRVLQPAHDMLKEGGLIREAMVRQQQREWFVDYVLAGRSAGSKSA; this comes from the coding sequence ATGATGATGCTCCCGGCGAAGCGACGCTCTCACGCGCGAGTGGTGCATCTGGACCGCTCGATCGAGGAGTTTCCGCTGTTTCGCCTGAGCGACACGGCCGAAGAGTTGGTCATCTCCTTCGCCACGGCGGATGGCGGCCGGTGGCGCGTCCTCGCGAGCCCCGGCGAACGATTGCCCGGCACCTTCGATCAGGACGTGTACATCGAGCTGATGCGCCGTTTCGACGAGGCGGGCTCGCCGAGTGACGGTGCGCTCACGTTCACGCTTCATGCGTTCCTGCGATCGATGGGCCGGCAAGCCGACGGCCGCACCTACGAGCAGCTGCGCGCGTCGCTCACGCGTCTCGAACGCACAGTGCTTCAATCCGAGCACGCGTATTACGATGCCGTGGTGTGCGGGCCGGTCGACGTCAGCTTCACGCTGCTCACGTCCGTCATGATCGAGCGCCGGCGATCGTCGGAGCGCGATCAGCTCGCGCTCTTCCCCGCCGTCGTCGCCGCGGAGCCGGGCGAGGCGCGCGTCGTCATCTCGCCGCTCGTGCGACAGAACATCGCCGCGCGCTACGTCGTGCCGATGAACGTCGGCAGATATTTCTCGCTTCCATCGCCTGTTGCACGCCGGCTCTTCCGACTGATCGAGGTCGCGCGCGCGAACGGAGTTCTGACCTGGCGCGTGTCGCTCGACCGCCTGCGCGAGCAACTGCCGCTCTCCCAACGCTATCCCTCCCATCTGCAGCGGGTGCTGCAACCGGCGCACGACATGCTCAAGGAAGGCGGCCTCATTCGCGAGGCGATGGTTCGGCAGCAGCAGCGCGAGTGGTTCGTCGATTACGTCCTGGCGGGTCGATCGGCTGGGAGCAAGAGCGCCTAA